In the Treponema maltophilum ATCC 51939 genome, AAACGAAAGCGAAAAAACCGCAATCGCGCACAAAAGGTTCAATATAAAAAAAATCATACGGCTTCTCCCACTTTAATCGCAAGCATTGTTATATCGTCGCGTATGCGCCCCTCGCCGCTGAATGCAAACACCAAATCGGACACATCGGTTATAAATGCGCGCGCCGACTTTACAAAGCTCTTTTTTAAGAGCCGCTCGTATTGTTCCGTATTTCCCAGCTCGACGCCCGTTTCGTTCATCGCTTCGGAAACGCCGTCGGAAGCGATAAACAGCATGTCGCCGGTATACAGTTTTTGCACGTTCGGTTTTATTTCTTCCATATCGATAATACCGACGAGGCTTGCGTTCGACTTTAAAGCGCGCAGCCTGCCTCCGTCGGGCGAACGCGAAATTAAAACGGGATCGGCCATCGATGCGTTTACGTATTCCAGTGTCATCTGACGCGTATCGATAATCGCGACGAACAAAACCGTATACTTATCTTCGAGGCTCATACTTTTTATGGCTTTATCGACCGACGATACGAGCAGGCTCAAGTTCTCTTTGTTTTTAATGGTTTTAACGGTATTCATAACCAACCCCATGATGAGGGCGGCCGACAAGCCCTTACCGGATACGTCGCCGAGCATAACCAGCGTTTTTTCGTTCGTAACGGGAAGCACCGTATAATAGTCGCCGGACACGTTTACCAGCGGCCGGTAAAAAGAAGCGATATCGAGCCGTTTTATTTTCGGCATTGTCTGCGGCAAAAAAGTTTTTTGTGTATCGGCTAAAAGCGCCCATTCTTTGGACAGGGAACTGATTTCAGACATCTTTGCGATGGTTTTTTCGCACAGCTGAAAACGCTTGAATTCGTCAACCAACTTGGGAAAAATAATCGGATCGAACAGACGCGTGTATCGGCAAAAAAAGTACGCATGGCGGCGGTCGGCGGCAATGAAAAAGCCGCGGGAAGCTGCGGGATCCGAAACAAGCCCCAATTCTCCGTCAAAGAAGTAACAGCCTTCCTCCCAATCCGCCCCGAAATTTAAAGCAAGTTTTTCGATCGTCTCTCCGGCGGACGCAATATGCGACGGACTGTTGTACAAAATTCTGTTTTCGTCCTTATCGACGTATAAAACGGAAATGCCGCCCCGATCTTCGCAAACGTCTCGCACGGCTTGTATAAAATCGTCGAGCGTATACGAAAAACGGAGGCGTTCGATAAACCGCGAAAGCAATCCCGTTTCGCCGTCGTACAAGCCCTTTCGTTCAATGCGTTCGGAAAAAAAAATGTCTGCGGCGTTGCGAGCGATAAAAAATATGCACACAATAAGAGAGGCCGCGACAAACGAAAAGAGGATACCGCTGTTCCACGTTAAAAAGAAAGCGACAACCGCAAAAGAAACGCATGCGCCGATAAATAATCCGATTTTCACGGAAATCTGTTTTGTTTTAAGCATATCGACTCCAAGTTTAAAATCCCGGAAAAGAATCGGTACTTTTATATATTTTCAACACGTTGATTATAACATTGTAAAGAGAAAATAACAAGATACGGATGAAAATCGGAAAATCAAAGTTGACGATTCGATTTATTATCGGAATGTCCCTTAATTCCTCTTTGTTAAATGACCTCTGATTAATTTTCCGGTTTTCCAACTGCGCGCAATTACAAAATCATCCTCATAAATTCAAAGACCGCCGTGTTCTATCCATCCATATGAAAATTTTGTATTGACAGTACAGCGCAGATAAATTAGATTGAATACAGGAGGATTTTATGAAAAGAGTTTTATTATTGTCGGCATTAATTTTAATGACGATTTTCAGTTCATGTAAGTTTGAGCCTAAAAAAGAAGGATGGGAAAAATTCGAGCCAGAGGTATTGTACTCAATTTCTTTTAAAGGACCTTTTACATCGGATCACAAAATGTCGTATTATAAAAATAAAACAGATTTAATCAGGGCTTATAATGCATGTGTCATTGATACATTTGATAATATTGAAAAAAATTGGAATGTTAATTCGAAACTTAAATTTCTGACATATTCATCAAGCTTTATAACCTGTTCTGAGCCGAATAGCACGCATGATAAGGTTGAAACTGTCACTGTAGAAGAAGTGAAACAAAAGCTTAAAAATTATAAAAGCAGCTATGATAATTCTTGTTTTGCTTTTATAGGTTTTTTTTATGGTGCTACAAAGATTGGAATTTATTATATTGAAAACGATGAATTAAAATATTGCTGGTATGATTCATTTAAGCACGGTAAATAATTATTTTTTGTAATTATGCAGTATTATCATACTAGGTTTCAAAATATAACACTGTCAAGCTGTACACTCCCTTAGGATACGGCAACCATACAGTATACTGTATGGACATGCTGTCTGTAAGGGAGGGGCTGTGCGATATCAGGGCTTCAGCATGAAAAAAGACTGTTTAAAACTTGCAAAATATGATAGAATTTTATCATGGTGGAAGGATTTTTTGAACAGATACCGGACAGCCGACAGGACTGGAAGGTTTTACACAATATTGATGAGATACTGACAATAGTAATGAGCGGCATAAGTGCCGGTGAGAACACGATACACGGGATTTATGCATTCTCCAAGATAAAAGAACAGTGGCTAAGAGAAAAAGTCAGACTGAAGTTACCGCACGGGTTTCCCTCGTACGACACAATCAGAAGAACGCTTGGAATGATTGACCCGAAGGTTTTCCAGAAGCTTTTTATCAAGTGGATTGAAGAAAAACTTGAGCTGAAAGAAGGCGAGTACATCAGCATTGATGGAAAAACCCTGAGGGGCAGCGGGAATGAGGAGAAAAATATCTTTCCTCTGCATCTTCTGCACGCCTATAGCCATAAGAATGGCATCGTAATCGGCCAGAAAGAATGTAAGACTGACAAGGAAAACGAAATCTCCTGCTGTCCTGAACTTCTGGATATGCTCAAAATCAAGGATGCGCTCATAACCACCGATGCGATGATGTGTCAGAAGGAAATCTGCAAAAAAATCATAGACAAAGAATGCGGCTATGTACTGGCCGTAAAGAAAAACCATCCTACGATGTTTGAAGAAATTAAGGAACTGTTCAAAGGCGCTCAGAGGAACTCGTGCCAGGTTTACGAAACTAACGACAAGGGACACGGTCGGATTGAAAAGAGGATTTATTACCTTGACACTGACATCAAATGGTTCTGCGAATTAAAAGAATGGCAGGGCTTGAGGGCATTCGGCAAATGCGACAGCCATGTAATCAAAAAAGGCAAAGAGACTGTCGAGTCAAGATATTTTATTTGCTCTGTTGAAGATGTGATGGATTTTGCGCAGGCGGTCAGAAATCACTGGGCAGTTGAGAACAATCTGCACTGGTGTCTTGATGTGATTTTCAGAGAGGATGAATGTCCTATTCTCGACAGAAACACTGCGCAAAATATCGCGATCATAAGAAGGATAATCTACAACAGAATCAAAATGCAGCTTAAACCAAAAGAACAGCTGTGCTTTGGTAAACGTTCCTGTATGTACGATGACAACTACAGATTAAGGATTTTGTTTTCTCATGCGTAAGCCCTGCGCAGACCATTGACGAACTTGTTGAAACAACCAGACAAAACGAACGCTTTAGGAGCTTGTATATGTCATTAAATATTCATAAAGATGATTTACTTAGACAGGGTTCCCTTATAGGCGAAAAAATCGGATTTGAAAAGGGTGCCTATCAAAGTAAACTCGAAACGGCAAAGTTGATGAAAGCGGAAAACTGTAAGGTTTCCTTTATTCAGAAGATGACCGGTCTTTCCAAGCAAGAAGTCGAAAGTATTTAAGTTAAATATTTTGTCTGACTTCTTTCCCCTCTACACAAAGCGCATTTTGTGCTATACTTACAGCATGTCGTTACGAAAAACAAAGATTGTCTGTTCAATAGGGCCCGCAAGCAACAACGATGCTATTGCCTCAAAGATGATACGCGCGGGTATGGATATCGCGCGCTTTAACTTTTCGCACGGTACGCACGAAAGCCAAAAAGAGATGATGGAGCGCATCCGGCGCCTGTCACGCGAAATCGGCAAGCCCGTCGCGCTTATGATGGATTCCAAAGGCCCGGAAATCAGAACGGGTATCGTGCCGGACAATAAAACGATTACGATACACACGGGCGAGCGCGTCGTCGTTACCGCCGACGACAGTCCCGTTACGGCGGCAAACGGAAAGGATGCGGCGCATATTTCGCTTTCGTGGCGCGACTTGCCGAACCGTATAAAACCGGGGCACAAAATCCTCGTTGCCGACGGCCTGCTCGAACTGGACGTCGAATCCTCCGACGGAACAAAGGTTTTGTGCACGGCGGCGAATACGGCGACTATCGGAAGCAAAAAAAACGTCAATCTCATCGGATTGCACGCGGGGCTTCCGATTATGAGCGAACAGGATAAGGCCGACATCGCGTTTTCCGTACAGATGAACTGCGACTTTATCGCCGCAAGCTTTACGAGCTTTGCGAGCGAAGTGCACGAAATACGGCGCTATATCGAATCGCTCGGCTCGAATATGAAAATTATTGCCAAAATCGAAAACGAAGAAGGACTCGACAATATCGCCGAAATCGCGCAGGCGGCAGACGGCGTTATGGTTGCGCGCGGCGATATGGGTGTGCAGCTTCCGATCGAGCGCATTCCGCTTGCGCAAAAGCGCATCATCGAAGAGTGCCGCAGGGCGGGAAAGCCGGTCATCACCGCGACGCAAATGCTCGACTCGATGATCGTCAATCCTCGTCCGACGAGAGCCGAACTGACCGACGTTGCGAACGCCATCTTTGACGGCACGGATGCGGTTATGCTTTCGGGGGAAACGGCAAACGGCGCCTACCCCGCCGAGGCGGTCGAAACGATGGCGCGCATTGCGGAAACGGTCGAAGACAGCGAACAGTACTGCAAGCGCATAAAAGCCGCACTGCCGCAAAGCGACGCCGATGTAACTATCGGCAAAATTATGGCGCAAATGGCGTACGAAACGGCGGATAAAATCAAAGCGCTCGCGATTGTCGTTCCGACGATGAGCGGGAATACCGCGCGCATGATAAGCACCTTCCGCCCCGAACAGGCGATTCTCGCCGTTACGCCCGACACGCAAGTACAGCGGCAAATGCTCCTCAACTGGGGCGTCTTTCCGCTTCTTTCGAAAGCGGTTGACGACAGCGAAGACATGGTGCAAAACGCCGTCAAAATTGCGCTCGACAACGGTTTTGTGCGCCAAAGCGACCGGATCATCATCTGCGCGGGCATTCCGATTGTAAGTCCCATTCCCGTAAACACGATCCGCGTGCTGCTTGTCGGCAACGTTCTGGCAAGCGGACGTTCGGGCGGTTCAAGTTCCGAGTCGGCCCGCGTTTCCGGAAGAATCGCAAAGGCATCTTCGCCCGAAGAAGCCGTTTCGGCAATTCGGCGCAAAACGGGCGAAATTCTCGTGTGCCCTACCCTCAACGAAAACTGGATTCCGATCCTCCGCCTCGTTGACGGCGTCATCTGCGAAGGCACGAACGAAATTCCTTCCGACACGATGAAATTGATTAACACGAACATCGTTTGGATAAACGAAGCGGGAAAAGCCGCCGGCACTTTGGAAACGGGGCTCACGGTTACAATCGACAGCAAAGATTTGCTTATATATGAAGGAAGAATATAGCGATGGAATCGAAAAACCGAAAAAAAATCAGCCTGACGCCCGCCAACGTGTTGACGGCCGCATGCATCGTGTTGCTGCTGATTATTGCGGCAACGGGTTTTTATATTGTCGACGGAACCGAACAAGCCGTCGTTACCCGTTTCGGTAAATATTATACAACGCAGGAACCGGGACTGCGTTTTAAAATTCCCTTCGGCATAGACAAAAATTACAACGTGCCGGTACGGGTCGTTCAAACCGAACAGTTCGGCTTTACGACCGTATCGTCGGGTCAATCGAACCGCTACCAAAACGGTATAACAAAAGAATCGACCATGCTCACCGGCGATTTGAATATCGTAGACGTTGAATGGATTATTCAATACCGGATCATAGATCCCGCCGCATGGCTTTTTAACGTACAGGAGCGCGTGCAGACGATCCGCGACATTTCGCAGTCGGTTATAAATACGCTGGTCGGAGACCGCGCCATTTTGGACGTTATGGGTTCGGCACGTTCTTCCATCGAAGAAGCGGCAACCGAACTGATGAACGAAAACTTCAATCAATTCGGTTTGGGCATAAAGGTGATTACCGTTCGATTGCAAAACATCGTGCCGCCCGTGGGCGTCCAAGATGCCTTTGAAGACGTAAACCGCGCGAGCCAGGACGCCGAACGCTACATCAACGAAGGGAAGGAAGCGTATAAAAAAGAAATTCCGCTTGCACAGGGAAAGGCCGAACAGCAAATACAAAGCGCCGAAGGTTATGCGGTAAAGCGCGTGAATCAGGCACGCGGCGATGTGGCCCGCTTTAACGCCGTGTACGCCGAATACCGCAAATCGCCTCAAATAACCAAAGAGCGTTTGTATTTGGAAACGATGGAACACGTATTCAACGCAAAACAAAATCCGCTTCTCATAGACGGAAAACTTACGAACGTGCTGCCCATAAAAAATCTTGACGGGAAAAAAGGAGGCGAACAATGAAAACCAAAAATCTGTACATCGGCCTTGCAGCCGCAGCGGCAATTCTCATCGCCTTTTTAATGCTCGGCCCCCTGTACGTTATACAGGAAGGCTCGCAAGCCGTCATCACGCGCTTCGGCGAAATAGTGGGAACGCGGACACAAGCGGGCTTATACGTAAAACTTCCGCTTATCGATACGGTTACCGTGTACCCAAAACTGATTTTATCTTTGGACGGGGACGCCCAGCGCATTCCCACAAAGGAAAATCAATTCATTATCGTGGACACGACGACACGCTGGCGCATTACGGATCCTAAACTGTTTTACCAGTCTTTTAAAACGCTGAACGCCGCGTACAAGCGCCTGAGCGACGTTATCGATTCGGCAACACGGACGATTATTACGCAAAATCCGCTCAGCGAAGTTGTGCGCACGTCGAATCAAATCAACGACAAAATAAGGGCCGAAACGGAAGCCGCGGACAATGCGGCCGACCTGTCGTCCCAGCTTGCAATCGATTCGCTCGTAAACGCAAACACGCTCGTGGAACAGGTTACAAAGGGACGGCGCCAGCTGAGCATAGAAATGGCAAACGAAGCGCGCAAATTGGCCGGCGAATACGGCATTGAATTGATCGACATAGTTCCGCGTCAAATAAAATATTCGGACGAAATGACCGAAAGCGTGTACAACAGAATGATTACCGACCGCAAGCAGGTTGCCCAAGCCTACCGCTCGTGGGGCGAAGGCAAAAAAGCCGATTGGCTGGGACGCTTGGAAAAGGACAAAAATACGATAGAATCCGAAGCGTACCGCAGATCGGAAGAAATCATGGGAGAGGCGGACGCTCAAGCCGCGCAGATTTACGCGCAAGCCTATTCGAAGGATCCGGGCTTTTATACGTTTTGGAAAAGCATGGAATCGTATAAAAATACCGTACCGAACTTTGATGCCGCATTCAGCACCAATATGGATTATTTTAAATATTTATACACGCCCAATGCGCGCTGACGATGAATGAGGAATTAAAGTAACACGATGAATACCGATGACGTTGTACATATCGGCCGCGATTCCATAGAAATCGACAGCGGCTTAAATGAACAGGATTTTGCGCGCTCGCGATCGGGACAATACATGAGCGAAACGGGCTTTGCGTGCACGCCGGAGCCGAACGCACCGAACGCTTCGAACGACAAAGCACGTTTCCGCATCGAAGACTTCCGCTTTACCGGAACGCGGCTCGGAAAAAACGGAACCGTGATTTTATGCGCTCCCTCTTTTGCAGGCGATTGTCTGCTTTCGCTCATACAAAACGCATTGCCCGCACATGCCGGAACCGCTGCCGCCGACAACGCCGGCGCCGATACCGCCGTTGCGCAAAAAAAAGCTCTGCAAGCGATTTATGCCGCGTCAAGTGCGGCGGAATATCTTTTAAAGCAGAATAAAAATTTTGTAAACTGCGGGCCTGCCGGCATCATTGTATCGGAAAACGGTTCGGTGCTGTTTTTGCCGCCGACCCTTTTTGAGCGCAGTATGCTTTCCCGAAGCGGAAATGAGCGCGCATTTTTATACGGCTCGTGGATCGCGCCGATTTCGGATAGGGGCGCGAGCGTGCGCTTTACCGTCGCGGCCTGCGCCTATGCGGTAATGAGCGGCAAGCGGCCATTCGAGCAGGAAGATGAAGAAAAGCGCGGCGAAGATTACCTCGACAACAATTTTATTCCGCTTGCCTATCTTATTGCCGCCGAAAACGACAAAACAAAAGCGCTGCTCCGGACTATCGACGGCGCGTTATCCTGTAAAACACAGTACACAAAAGGCGGCTTGCAAAGTGCGCGCCCTTCGCAAAGCGCCGGAGCGGCAGCAGCGTCCGCAAAGGCGCCGGCCTTTTTGCCGCCCGACTTTACCGACCTTTTGACGGCGGCAAGTGCATACGGTAAAACGGATGCGGCGGCAACCGCAAAAAAAGAATTGGACGAAAAACGCACGGCCTTTATTGCACAACGGCACAAAACCGTAAAGCGCCGCCGCTTTATGCGCAGGCACGGCGTAAAGCTGGCCGTCGCCGCCGCGGCGGTTTTGATTGCCGCCGTATCGGCGGTCGGCATAGTTAAATCGAACAACCGGCTCACAACCGAAAACATGACGGCGATGGAAGTCGTGCGCACGTTTTATTCGGCTTTGCACAACCTCGACACGCTTACCATGGACAGCTGCGGAAGCCGCAAAGCGCTGAAAAACTATTCGAATATGGCGGCAACCCTCTTCGTTACGGGTAAAATGCGCCAAGCCTACGAAAACACGCCGTCTTTTTTAACGCCCGAACAATGGGTTGCCTCGGACAATCCGCTCGATTATTGGGTATTCGGCTTAACTCATCTAACCGTTGAATCGGAAGATCCGGCAGCCTATGCGCAAAACGCGCATAGAGGCGATACGGCGCAGATTAGCGCCCGCTTTTACATCTTGGCCGAAGAGGGGCAGCATAATTACCGCGTCGCCGCGTATACCGACCGCCTTATGCTGGAATACGGCAAAAAATACTGGCAAATAACGCGGATAGACAGCCGAAGCGAAGACGTCGATTTTGACGCCGAACTTTTTGTGCAGCGCCTCGCCTCGGAGGGTATTCGGCAAATCAAAGACGATTACCCGTGGCTGCCCTGATATAACACCGCTTGCTTATCGGCCTTGCAGTTTGCTCAGCTCGCAGGCGATTTGAGCGCCCAAACGCGCGTTGTTGTATACAAGCTGAATGTTTGCGCTCAAGCTTGCGCCGCCGGTAATTTTTTGAATTTCGTCCAACAAAAAGGGCGTCGTCTTTTTGCCTTTAATGCCGAGTTTTTTCATCTTTTCGAGCGCCGCTTCAATCGAAGAAGAAATATATGCGCTGTCCATTGCGTATTGTTCGGGGATCGGGTTTGCCGCAACCATACCGCCCTGCAAGCCCATTCCAAGTTTTGCGTTAAACGCTTCGGCAATCTCTTTGGGGCTGTCCATGCGGCAGTCGGTTTTAAAACCGCTCGAGCGCGTATAAAAGGCCGGTAATTCTTCGGTTTGATAGCCGACAACGGGCACGCCGCGCGTTTCCAAATATTCGAGCGTCAGTCCCAAATCCAAAATGGATTTGGCGCCGGCACATACGACCAGCACATTTGTCTTCGCAAGTTCTTCAAGGTCGGCGGAAATATCCATCGTTGTTTCCGCCCCGCGGTGAACGCCGCCTATGCCGCCGGTTGCAAAAACGCGGATGCCGGCCATCGCGGCGATAATCATCGTGGATGCAACCGTTGCCGCTCCGTCTTTGTGCTGCGCCGCTAAAACACACAAATCGCGGCGGCTTGCTTTGGTAACGGCAAAACCCTGTTTTCCCAAATAATCGATTTCGTCGCGGCTGATTCCCGCCTTCAAACGCCCGCCGATAACGGCAACGGTCGCGGGAACCGCACCGTTTTCTCTGACGATTTTTTCGACTTCAAAAGCCGTTTCGACATTTTGCGGATACGGCATTCCGTGAGAAATAATCGTCGATTCCAAAGCGACAACCGGCTGACCGTTTTCGACGGCCTTTTTCACTTCCGGCGCTACGTCAAGGTATTTCACGTATTCGTTCATAAAGCACTCCTTCCGATATATTTTCGTTTACCGCTTCTTCGGTTTCCAAACAAAGAGAAGCGGCGGCAATTCCCGCTTTCACGCTTTCGCGCAAACTCATATTTTTTAATATCGACCACGCGATAGCCGCAGTCTGACTGTCGCCCGCTCCGGTCGTATTTTTTATGAACTTTCCCTCGCTCATAAACGAAGGGATTGTAAGATGCTCCGCCTTGTCGGCGCAAAACAAGCCCTCAGCTCCCAACGAAATATACACGCGCTGCACACCTTTGTTGAGCAAAAAAGAAGCGTATTCTTTCGCTTCCGATATAAGGTCTTTTTTTGATGAAAACGATTCCGGCGGCAAAAACGGCGCACCGTCGCACAAAACCCGCGCTTCAAGTTTATTCGGCGTAACGGCAAACAGTTTATGCAGTACCGGCAACAGCTTTACGGCCTTGTGCGCCGAAACCGGTTCGGCAATAACCGGAACGCGGCTGCGGTTCGCCAAAAATTCAATCGTTTCGGCAGGAATATTCGTGTCTACAATGCACAATGCCGATTTGTCGATGAGCGGCAGTTTTGTTTCGATAAACGAGCGCGACAAATGCGCATAGATGTCCATATCGTTTACCGCCATAAACATATCGCCGAAATTATCGTTTA is a window encoding:
- a CDS encoding PP2C family protein-serine/threonine phosphatase, yielding MLKTKQISVKIGLFIGACVSFAVVAFFLTWNSGILFSFVAASLIVCIFFIARNAADIFFSERIERKGLYDGETGLLSRFIERLRFSYTLDDFIQAVRDVCEDRGGISVLYVDKDENRILYNSPSHIASAGETIEKLALNFGADWEEGCYFFDGELGLVSDPAASRGFFIAADRRHAYFFCRYTRLFDPIIFPKLVDEFKRFQLCEKTIAKMSEISSLSKEWALLADTQKTFLPQTMPKIKRLDIASFYRPLVNVSGDYYTVLPVTNEKTLVMLGDVSGKGLSAALIMGLVMNTVKTIKNKENLSLLVSSVDKAIKSMSLEDKYTVLFVAIIDTRQMTLEYVNASMADPVLISRSPDGGRLRALKSNASLVGIIDMEEIKPNVQKLYTGDMLFIASDGVSEAMNETGVELGNTEQYERLLKKSFVKSARAFITDVSDLVFAFSGEGRIRDDITMLAIKVGEAV
- a CDS encoding ISAs1 family transposase, which gives rise to MVEGFFEQIPDSRQDWKVLHNIDEILTIVMSGISAGENTIHGIYAFSKIKEQWLREKVRLKLPHGFPSYDTIRRTLGMIDPKVFQKLFIKWIEEKLELKEGEYISIDGKTLRGSGNEEKNIFPLHLLHAYSHKNGIVIGQKECKTDKENEISCCPELLDMLKIKDALITTDAMMCQKEICKKIIDKECGYVLAVKKNHPTMFEEIKELFKGAQRNSCQVYETNDKGHGRIEKRIYYLDTDIKWFCELKEWQGLRAFGKCDSHVIKKGKETVESRYFICSVEDVMDFAQAVRNHWAVENNLHWCLDVIFREDECPILDRNTAQNIAIIRRIIYNRIKMQLKPKEQLCFGKRSCMYDDNYRLRILFSHA
- the pyk gene encoding pyruvate kinase; this translates as MSLRKTKIVCSIGPASNNDAIASKMIRAGMDIARFNFSHGTHESQKEMMERIRRLSREIGKPVALMMDSKGPEIRTGIVPDNKTITIHTGERVVVTADDSPVTAANGKDAAHISLSWRDLPNRIKPGHKILVADGLLELDVESSDGTKVLCTAANTATIGSKKNVNLIGLHAGLPIMSEQDKADIAFSVQMNCDFIAASFTSFASEVHEIRRYIESLGSNMKIIAKIENEEGLDNIAEIAQAADGVMVARGDMGVQLPIERIPLAQKRIIEECRRAGKPVITATQMLDSMIVNPRPTRAELTDVANAIFDGTDAVMLSGETANGAYPAEAVETMARIAETVEDSEQYCKRIKAALPQSDADVTIGKIMAQMAYETADKIKALAIVVPTMSGNTARMISTFRPEQAILAVTPDTQVQRQMLLNWGVFPLLSKAVDDSEDMVQNAVKIALDNGFVRQSDRIIICAGIPIVSPIPVNTIRVLLVGNVLASGRSGGSSSESARVSGRIAKASSPEEAVSAIRRKTGEILVCPTLNENWIPILRLVDGVICEGTNEIPSDTMKLINTNIVWINEAGKAAGTLETGLTVTIDSKDLLIYEGRI
- the hflK gene encoding FtsH protease activity modulator HflK, whose translation is MESKNRKKISLTPANVLTAACIVLLLIIAATGFYIVDGTEQAVVTRFGKYYTTQEPGLRFKIPFGIDKNYNVPVRVVQTEQFGFTTVSSGQSNRYQNGITKESTMLTGDLNIVDVEWIIQYRIIDPAAWLFNVQERVQTIRDISQSVINTLVGDRAILDVMGSARSSIEEAATELMNENFNQFGLGIKVITVRLQNIVPPVGVQDAFEDVNRASQDAERYINEGKEAYKKEIPLAQGKAEQQIQSAEGYAVKRVNQARGDVARFNAVYAEYRKSPQITKERLYLETMEHVFNAKQNPLLIDGKLTNVLPIKNLDGKKGGEQ
- the hflC gene encoding protease modulator HflC — protein: MKTKNLYIGLAAAAAILIAFLMLGPLYVIQEGSQAVITRFGEIVGTRTQAGLYVKLPLIDTVTVYPKLILSLDGDAQRIPTKENQFIIVDTTTRWRITDPKLFYQSFKTLNAAYKRLSDVIDSATRTIITQNPLSEVVRTSNQINDKIRAETEAADNAADLSSQLAIDSLVNANTLVEQVTKGRRQLSIEMANEARKLAGEYGIELIDIVPRQIKYSDEMTESVYNRMITDRKQVAQAYRSWGEGKKADWLGRLEKDKNTIESEAYRRSEEIMGEADAQAAQIYAQAYSKDPGFYTFWKSMESYKNTVPNFDAAFSTNMDYFKYLYTPNAR
- a CDS encoding pseudouridine-5'-phosphate glycosidase; translated protein: MNEYVKYLDVAPEVKKAVENGQPVVALESTIISHGMPYPQNVETAFEVEKIVRENGAVPATVAVIGGRLKAGISRDEIDYLGKQGFAVTKASRRDLCVLAAQHKDGAATVASTMIIAAMAGIRVFATGGIGGVHRGAETTMDISADLEELAKTNVLVVCAGAKSILDLGLTLEYLETRGVPVVGYQTEELPAFYTRSSGFKTDCRMDSPKEIAEAFNAKLGMGLQGGMVAANPIPEQYAMDSAYISSSIEAALEKMKKLGIKGKKTTPFLLDEIQKITGGASLSANIQLVYNNARLGAQIACELSKLQGR
- a CDS encoding carbohydrate kinase, with protein sequence MKNVTARERQILQWIRENPLISQEELAKKAGITRSGASVHISNLIKKGLILGKGYVVSRLQPVTVVGAVNVDIKATPSVSLRQSDSNPGKISVCAGGVGFNIACNLALLGVPVHFISVFGGGTYAPMLKQKCLECGIDISASLTVESEVSSSYVCINDNFGDMFMAVNDMDIYAHLSRSFIETKLPLIDKSALCIVDTNIPAETIEFLANRSRVPVIAEPVSAHKAVKLLPVLHKLFAVTPNKLEARVLCDGAPFLPPESFSSKKDLISEAKEYASFLLNKGVQRVYISLGAEGLFCADKAEHLTIPSFMSEGKFIKNTTGAGDSQTAAIAWSILKNMSLRESVKAGIAAASLCLETEEAVNENISEGVLYERIREIP